In Marinobacter antarcticus, one genomic interval encodes:
- a CDS encoding CvpA family protein, which produces MEALIWIDWVIIALITVSTLISLKRGFVKEALSLVTWVGAFILARTFHPQMQALLESTVETPLARLIAAFAILFFGTLIVGAIINNMIGHLVRATGLSATDRVLGMGFGLLRGIVVVIVAIAFIRYTPLAQDTWWRTSVMIDRLGVVEDWSRRTFGDEFARFLEPESQQVVEPTSASR; this is translated from the coding sequence ATGGAAGCGCTGATCTGGATTGACTGGGTCATCATCGCCCTGATTACAGTTTCCACTCTCATCAGTCTGAAACGGGGCTTCGTGAAAGAAGCGCTGTCTCTTGTGACGTGGGTGGGCGCATTCATACTTGCGCGAACCTTTCATCCCCAGATGCAAGCCCTACTTGAGAGCACGGTTGAAACGCCGCTTGCACGCCTTATTGCAGCGTTTGCCATTCTCTTTTTCGGAACGCTCATTGTCGGTGCCATAATCAACAACATGATCGGACACCTCGTCCGTGCTACCGGACTCTCTGCTACGGACAGAGTGCTGGGCATGGGGTTTGGCCTGCTACGCGGGATTGTTGTTGTTATTGTCGCGATCGCATTTATTCGTTACACCCCTCTGGCTCAGGACACCTGGTGGAGGACCTCCGTCATGATAGACCGCCTTGGAGTGGTTGAAGACTGGTCCAGGCGAACGTTTGGTGACGAGTTCGCCCGTTTCCTGGAACCGGAATCTCAGCAGGTCGTGGAACCCACGTCCGCATCCCGCTAA